In the Paenibacillus sp. FSL R7-0337 genome, GCTGACCTCCTGAACAGGGTGGAGCTGTGCCAGCCGCCGGAGAATCACCTCCGGCTCTCCATACAGGAGATGGAGCAGCTTGCCCTCTTTCGTATACTCCTGCTGAAGCCGGACAACATGCTGCAGGAAATTCTGTCCGCTATGCTCCAGATAACGCTTATTCCTTAGCAGAAACGGCTCCAGTATTAATACATGCAGTGAATCTTCCTCTGCTGAAGCTATAGCGTCGAAGGCTGGCAGATCAGAAGTCCGCAGGTCCTTGCGGTGTATGAATAGAATCATAGCTGTAGTTCCTTTCAGATGCAGATGCCATCTCTTAAATTGTAAACGGTAGTTCTGGCAGATACAACCGGGTTAACGCCTGCAGATGGTGATTGTTCAGCGGATCGACTCTGCCAAAATAAGGGATCTGCCACTTCTGAGTAGCCAAAGCCTGCTTATTGGTTACGGTATCCCAGGCTGGATATACCCGTATCGCCATTTTTCCTGGTGCATTATCGGTTGCCAGCACGCCATGCATTTTCAGCAGGTCCTTCGGAAATACAAACTGTCCAAGCTCCCCGCTGACGGGATGGAAGGTGTTAATTACCAACAAATCAGGGGCATCGGCATAGGTGAAGGCCTGGTTTTTACGCTCGGCATTTTTTTCCCAGATAGCGACAAATTGACCGGTCTTCGTAGGGGTGATTTTGGCCACCCGAAACCGGACTGACAGGGCACCCAGCTGGAGTGTACCAGCTCCATATTCGGCATTCTGCGGTTCTTCACGTATGGAACCGACAGTTAAGCGGGCTGGTGCGTACAATGTATCATTAATATAAGCTAATATGGTGTGGAATTTATTCATGCGCTGGCCCTTCTTCCATGAAGATGATCATGCTGCTTCAACTACTGATACTATCAGGGAAATCGGCCTTAAGGAAATTTTCCGGTAGCCGGTGAAGTTTTTTGTTAGAATTAGGAAGGCAGCAGGATTTTACTCGACTAAAGGAGAGGTTTTATTTTGAAAAGAGGATTCACACTAGTGCTCATGGTGCTATTGCTGCTATCGGGCAGCATTACAGCATTTGCCGCAGAGCAAGGCAGCGTAGGAGCAGGGGGAGCTACCCCATCCGGCATTCCGCTGACCGGGCTGGAAGCTTTTGTAGACGATTATGTAAAAGAGTACATAGGAACGCAGACCGTAGGCGCTTCCGTTGTGATGGTGAAGGATGGACAGGTGGTTCTGTCCAAGGGGTACGGCTACGCCGATGTGGAGCAGCAGATCCCCGTCACCCCGGATACGGTCATGGAATGGGGCTCCATCAGCAAGCTTGCTGTATGGGCATCCGTAATGCAGCTGGCGGAGCAGGGCAAACTGGACCTGAATCAAGATGTCCGTAAGCTGCTGCCGGAGAATTTCCTGACTAAGCTGACGTATGAAGAGCCGATCACGATGCTGAATTTGATGAACCACAACGCCGGATTCGAAGAGTATATGTTCGATATGGCCTACCAGTCTCCTGAGGAAGTGAGATCACTGGAAGAGGGGCTGAAGCTGGCTCAGCCCGCACAGATATACAGACCAGGGGAAGTGGTCGCGTATTCCAATTACGGAAACTCACTGGCTGCCTATATTGTGGAGCGCATCAGCGGACAGCCGTATCATGAATACGTCCAGCAGCATATTTTTGAGCCACTGGGCATGAAGCATTCCATGGCGTATTCTGTGGTGGAGGACCGCCC is a window encoding:
- a CDS encoding MepB family protein, which produces MNKFHTILAYINDTLYAPARLTVGSIREEPQNAEYGAGTLQLGALSVRFRVAKITPTKTGQFVAIWEKNAERKNQAFTYADAPDLLVINTFHPVSGELGQFVFPKDLLKMHGVLATDNAPGKMAIRVYPAWDTVTNKQALATQKWQIPYFGRVDPLNNHHLQALTRLYLPELPFTI